One Yoonia sp. BS5-3 genomic window carries:
- a CDS encoding DUF1513 domain-containing protein, producing MCAAATGRRQFLGGLLAAGLAPRPTWADAGSPTFLSAAATSDGRYLLCGIGADLTIRFRRPLPDRGHAAAAHPTRPEAVAFARRPGTFAIVIDCMTGTERAILTAPEGRHFYGHGVFSEDGSLLFTTENDYEAGRGRIGIWDANAGYARLDEWDSGGIGPHDIKRLPGSDVLVVANGGIDTHPETGRTKLNIPTMAPNLAYIADGALLETAQLAPDLHKNSIRHLALDAQGTVAFGMQWQGDGVVSALVGTHRQGAPMTLMEAPQPDIRNMEGYIGSIAMGADGRTIAVTSPRGGLLHLYDAASKQLIKAEALADICGVATLGPAFAVTSGTGALRQTDGQQTIGSRQANLQWDNHLIPIATP from the coding sequence ATGTGCGCTGCGGCGACAGGACGGCGGCAATTCCTAGGCGGGCTGCTTGCCGCCGGTCTGGCCCCGCGCCCAACCTGGGCGGATGCGGGATCGCCCACGTTTCTCTCGGCTGCCGCTACGTCTGATGGCCGCTATTTGCTTTGCGGCATTGGCGCGGATTTGACGATCCGCTTTCGGCGCCCCCTGCCCGATCGCGGTCACGCCGCAGCAGCGCATCCGACACGCCCCGAGGCCGTCGCCTTTGCCCGCCGTCCGGGCACATTTGCGATTGTCATCGATTGCATGACCGGCACCGAAAGGGCCATTTTGACCGCCCCCGAAGGGCGACATTTCTATGGGCATGGCGTGTTTTCTGAAGATGGCAGCCTGCTTTTCACCACCGAGAACGATTATGAGGCCGGGCGCGGCCGGATCGGGATCTGGGATGCCAATGCTGGCTATGCCCGGCTGGATGAATGGGACAGCGGCGGGATTGGTCCGCATGATATCAAACGCCTGCCCGGCAGTGACGTCTTGGTCGTCGCAAATGGCGGCATTGATACCCATCCCGAAACCGGGCGGACCAAGCTGAATATCCCCACCATGGCCCCCAACCTTGCATATATCGCAGATGGCGCGCTGCTGGAAACAGCGCAGCTGGCACCTGATTTGCACAAAAACTCAATCCGGCATCTGGCGCTTGATGCCCAGGGCACTGTCGCCTTTGGAATGCAGTGGCAGGGCGATGGCGTCGTGTCCGCCCTTGTTGGAACCCATCGGCAGGGCGCGCCCATGACGCTGATGGAGGCCCCGCAACCCGATATTCGTAATATGGAGGGCTATATTGGCAGTATCGCGATGGGCGCCGATGGCCGCACGATTGCTGTCACGTCGCCTAGGGGCGGGCTGCTGCATCTGTATGACGCCGCCTCAAAGCAACTGATCAAGGCCGAAGCCTTGGCCGATATCTGCGGCGTGGCAACGCTGGGGCCCGCATTTGCAGTCACCTCAGGCACCGGCGCTTTGCGCCAGACCGATGGCCAGCAGACCATCGGCAGCCGCCAGGCCAATCTGCAATGGGATAATCATCTGATCCCAATTGCTACACCGTGA
- a CDS encoding O-acetylhomoserine aminocarboxypropyltransferase/cysteine synthase family protein, whose product MSDTPSYGFDTLQIHAGARPDPATGARQVPIYQTTAYVFRDAEHAAALFNLQEVGYIYSRLTNPTVAALQERIATLEGGVGGVCCSSGHAAQIMALFPLMQPGLNIVASSRLYGGTVTQFSQTIKRFGWSAKFVDFDDLDAVKAAIDDDTRAVFCETIANPGGHISDLDAIAAVADEAGIPLIVDNTSATPYLCRPIEHGATLVVHSTTKYLTGNGTVTGGCVVDSGKFDWVANDKFPSLSQPEPAYHGLKFAETFGPLAFTFHGIAIGLRDLGMTMNPQAAHYTLMGIETLSLRMERHVENAKKIAKWLEDDPRTDYVTYAGLESSPYYGLVDKICPKGAGALFTVAVKGGYEACVKLVDNLEIFSHVANLGDARSLIIHSASTTHRQLTAEQQEAAGAGPGIVRLSIGIEDADDLIADLDQALAKATA is encoded by the coding sequence ATGTCCGACACACCAAGCTACGGTTTTGATACCCTGCAAATTCACGCAGGTGCCCGCCCTGATCCGGCCACCGGCGCCCGTCAGGTCCCGATTTACCAGACAACCGCCTATGTCTTTCGCGATGCCGAACACGCCGCTGCCTTGTTCAATCTGCAAGAGGTCGGTTACATCTATTCCCGCCTGACAAACCCAACCGTTGCCGCGTTGCAGGAACGTATTGCCACGCTTGAGGGCGGTGTTGGCGGGGTGTGCTGCTCATCGGGGCACGCGGCCCAGATCATGGCCCTGTTTCCCCTGATGCAGCCCGGCTTGAATATTGTCGCCTCAAGCCGTCTTTACGGTGGCACCGTCACCCAGTTTTCCCAAACCATCAAACGCTTTGGCTGGTCTGCGAAATTTGTGGATTTTGACGATCTGGATGCTGTCAAAGCGGCGATTGATGATGACACCCGCGCCGTGTTCTGCGAAACCATTGCAAATCCCGGTGGTCATATCTCGGATCTGGATGCCATTGCGGCGGTTGCCGATGAGGCCGGTATCCCGCTGATTGTCGATAATACCTCGGCCACCCCGTATCTTTGCCGCCCGATTGAGCATGGCGCCACATTGGTTGTTCATTCCACCACCAAATACCTGACCGGCAACGGCACCGTCACTGGTGGCTGCGTCGTGGATTCCGGCAAGTTTGACTGGGTCGCCAATGATAAATTCCCATCCTTGTCCCAACCAGAGCCGGCATATCACGGTCTGAAATTTGCCGAGACCTTTGGCCCGCTGGCCTTCACCTTCCACGGCATTGCCATTGGTCTGCGCGATCTTGGCATGACCATGAACCCGCAGGCCGCCCATTACACGCTGATGGGCATTGAGACCCTGTCTTTGCGTATGGAGCGCCATGTCGAGAACGCCAAGAAGATCGCCAAATGGCTCGAGGATGATCCGCGCACTGATTACGTCACCTATGCCGGGCTGGAAAGCTCGCCCTATTACGGGCTGGTCGACAAAATCTGCCCCAAAGGCGCAGGCGCTTTGTTCACCGTCGCCGTCAAGGGCGGCTATGAGGCCTGTGTCAAGCTGGTCGATAATCTGGAAATCTTTAGCCATGTCGCCAATTTGGGAGATGCGCGCAGTCTGATTATCCACTCGGCCAGCACCACCCACCGTCAGCTGACCGCTGAACAGCAGGAGGCCGCGGGCGCCGGTCCGGGCATCGTCCGCCTGTCCATTGGCATCGAGGATGCCGATGATTTGATCGCCGATTTAGATCAAGCACTGGCCAAAGCCACTGCATGA
- a CDS encoding Lrp/AsnC family transcriptional regulator codes for MLDPVDLQLLAALQRDSTLTAQDLGGMLHMSASQAGRRRQRLEAEGYIAGYRAHVSPEKLGLSVQAFIQIVMATHTAQNAKDFIRLTHTKAEIVGAWTLTGDADYLLRVYCADLAALNDLVQQVLLPHPAVSRVQSQIVMERVKPDAPLPV; via the coding sequence ATGCTCGACCCGGTTGATCTTCAATTATTGGCTGCGTTGCAGCGCGATTCCACCCTGACGGCGCAGGATCTTGGGGGGATGCTGCATATGTCCGCCTCGCAGGCTGGGCGCCGCCGTCAAAGGCTTGAGGCAGAGGGCTATATCGCTGGCTACCGCGCCCATGTGTCCCCTGAAAAGCTGGGCCTGTCCGTGCAGGCTTTTATTCAGATCGTCATGGCCACCCATACTGCGCAGAACGCTAAGGACTTCATCCGACTGACACATACAAAGGCCGAGATTGTGGGGGCGTGGACCCTGACCGGCGATGCTGACTATCTGCTGCGCGTCTATTGCGCCGATTTGGCCGCGCTGAATGATCTGGTGCAACAGGTTTTGCTGCCCCACCCCGCCGTCAGCCGGGTGCAAAGCCAGATCGTGATGGAGCGCGTCAAACCCGACGCCCCGCTGCCAGTGTGA
- a CDS encoding HWE histidine kinase domain-containing protein encodes MFSGFDQIFQDTQTPFCVLDPDLRCIAANQALCDLLGLSMATVLYEPIRNYLPTNADTFAQPCKSAPTRLHNRGDGNSPDHWWDLTCTPLEAGNTLCQITDVSNTVRRLRQHDIAVGELQHRVGNVLNVVQALARRMGHTARDHETFLDALDDRITALGVVYTNLSGENWYGMDLRCLIKQQLPTRLRDNPTALAMTGPDWQLSVIHAQAFAIGIHELLLNARAFGALRGGAGQVQISWENRADGSQSFTWSEAGQTDVQAPQRQGFGTEMLLSFLPIQLGGVARQDFTPEGMRYHLTVPAGVAVPLGQGGVQITV; translated from the coding sequence GTGTTTTCAGGTTTTGACCAGATTTTTCAAGACACACAGACACCGTTCTGTGTGCTTGATCCCGATCTGCGTTGTATCGCAGCCAATCAGGCATTGTGCGACCTGCTTGGGCTCTCGATGGCGACCGTTCTTTACGAACCCATTCGAAACTACCTGCCCACCAATGCCGATACATTCGCGCAGCCTTGCAAGTCCGCGCCGACGCGGCTTCACAATAGGGGGGACGGGAACAGTCCTGATCACTGGTGGGATCTGACTTGCACGCCGCTCGAAGCAGGTAACACGCTGTGCCAAATTACGGATGTCTCAAATACGGTGCGGCGGCTGCGGCAGCATGACATCGCGGTGGGGGAATTGCAGCACCGGGTCGGGAATGTGCTGAACGTGGTGCAGGCTCTGGCGCGCCGGATGGGGCATACGGCCCGTGATCATGAAACATTCCTTGATGCGCTGGATGACCGGATTACGGCGCTGGGCGTTGTGTACACGAACCTTTCGGGGGAAAACTGGTACGGGATGGACCTGCGTTGTCTGATCAAGCAGCAATTGCCAACGCGGCTGCGTGATAACCCTACTGCGCTGGCGATGACCGGCCCCGATTGGCAGCTTTCGGTCATTCATGCGCAGGCCTTCGCGATTGGGATCCATGAATTACTGCTGAACGCACGCGCATTTGGGGCGCTGCGGGGCGGGGCCGGACAGGTGCAGATCAGTTGGGAAAACCGTGCCGATGGCAGCCAAAGCTTTACCTGGTCAGAAGCGGGACAGACAGATGTGCAAGCCCCGCAAAGGCAGGGCTTTGGCACAGAGATGCTGCTGTCGTTTCTGCCCATACAGCTGGGGGGCGTGGCGCGGCAGGATTTCACCCCGGAAGGGATGCGCTATCATTTGACAGTCCCAGCGGGGGTCGCTGTGCCTTTAGGGCAAGGCGGTGTACAGATCACGGTGTAG
- the hppD gene encoding 4-hydroxyphenylpyruvate dioxygenase, whose protein sequence is MGPFPHDAPKSTITAENPAGTDGFAFVEFAHPEPQTLRDLFTQMGYAHTATHKTKAIELWQQGDITYILNCAAGTHAAAFIEEHGPCAPSMGWRVVDADQAFAHAVSKGATPYDGPGKTMDVPAIMGIGGSLIYFIDQYYDTNPYNAEFDWVADAHPVGVGFYYLDHLTHNVHKGNMDKWFAFYGDLFNFREIRFFDIEGKFTGLLSRALTSPCGRIRIPINEDRGETGQIVEYLKRYNGEGIQHIAVGARDLYDATDEIAQRGIKFMPKPPSTYYDLSAERVIGHEEPRDRMEKHGILIDGEGVVDGGETRILLQIFSKTVIGPIFFEFIQRKGDDGFGEGNFKALFESIEADQIARGVLVEEAAERDAGQPAAV, encoded by the coding sequence ATGGGACCTTTTCCGCACGACGCACCTAAATCGACCATCACCGCCGAAAACCCTGCAGGGACGGATGGTTTCGCCTTTGTCGAATTCGCCCATCCCGAACCGCAGACCCTGCGGGACCTTTTTACCCAAATGGGCTACGCCCACACGGCCACGCATAAAACCAAAGCGATTGAGCTTTGGCAGCAAGGCGACATCACCTACATCCTCAACTGCGCGGCAGGGACGCATGCAGCCGCCTTCATCGAAGAACATGGGCCATGTGCCCCTTCGATGGGATGGCGGGTTGTGGATGCGGATCAGGCCTTTGCGCATGCGGTCAGCAAAGGGGCCACGCCTTACGACGGGCCGGGCAAGACCATGGATGTCCCGGCGATCATGGGGATTGGGGGCAGCCTGATCTATTTTATCGATCAGTATTACGACACGAACCCGTATAATGCGGAATTTGACTGGGTCGCCGATGCGCATCCGGTGGGGGTTGGGTTCTACTATCTCGATCACCTGACGCATAATGTGCATAAGGGGAACATGGATAAATGGTTTGCCTTTTATGGTGATTTGTTCAATTTCCGCGAAATCCGTTTTTTTGATATTGAAGGCAAATTTACGGGGCTTTTATCGCGTGCGTTGACCTCGCCCTGCGGGCGGATCCGCATTCCGATCAACGAAGACCGCGGCGAAACCGGGCAAATCGTTGAATATCTCAAGCGGTATAATGGCGAAGGGATCCAGCATATCGCCGTGGGCGCGCGCGATCTTTACGACGCAACGGACGAGATTGCGCAGCGCGGGATCAAATTCATGCCCAAGCCGCCCAGCACCTATTACGATCTTAGCGCTGAACGGGTCATCGGCCATGAAGAACCACGGGACCGGATGGAAAAGCACGGTATCCTGATTGATGGCGAAGGGGTCGTTGACGGGGGTGAGACGCGGATCCTGCTGCAGATATTCAGCAAGACGGTGATCGGACCGATCTTTTTTGAATTCATCCAGCGCAAAGGGGACGATGGCTTCGGCGAAGGAAACTTCAAGGCACTTTTTGAAAGCATCGAAGCCGACCAAATCGCGCGCGGGGTTTTGGTCGAAGAGGCGGCAGAACGCGACGCAGGACAACCTGCAGCGGTTTAA
- a CDS encoding outer membrane protein, giving the protein MKNLFTTAAFIAAVSTGSMVQGQDWYGSVFGAVSTGAYNFDFSHNLVYSTDSGYLLGGTIGQTIAPGIRAEAELSYSDYELDSYDADNASGDLPDGFDLSTTYLMGNIWYDIPSAGGSTMTPYVGGGLGFGLVNYTSLGNDLDTSVAAAYQLGAGVQVPAGSGMVDIGYRFKGTAPFDSEFEDSVVYEDSTTSSHNLQVGYVMRF; this is encoded by the coding sequence ATGAAAAATCTATTCACAACGGCCGCATTCATTGCCGCGGTTTCAACCGGTTCCATGGTGCAGGGGCAGGATTGGTACGGTAGCGTCTTTGGGGCGGTCTCGACCGGGGCATATAATTTCGACTTCAGCCATAACCTCGTTTATTCGACCGATTCCGGTTATTTGCTGGGCGGAACGATTGGTCAGACCATCGCACCGGGGATCCGGGCTGAGGCCGAGCTGTCCTATTCCGATTATGAACTCGATAGCTACGATGCCGACAATGCATCAGGTGATCTTCCCGATGGGTTCGATCTAAGTACCACATATCTGATGGGGAATATTTGGTATGATATTCCATCGGCAGGGGGGAGCACCATGACGCCATATGTCGGTGGGGGCTTAGGCTTTGGGCTGGTCAATTATACCTCTTTGGGTAACGATCTCGACACATCCGTTGCAGCGGCTTATCAGCTGGGTGCTGGGGTACAAGTGCCCGCCGGAAGCGGAATGGTTGATATCGGCTATCGTTTCAAAGGAACCGCGCCATTCGATAGCGAATTCGAAGACAGCGTCGTCTACGAAGACTCAACGACCAGCAGCCACAATCTGCAGGTTGGATACGTTATGCGTTTTTGA
- a CDS encoding VOC family protein, with protein MPVPFHLAFHVSDLDAAREFYSQALGATEGRSTETWVDFDFFGHQLSLHLGEPFANAATGKVGDHMVPMPHFGVVLPLNDWTALAGRLEERQTDFIIAPSVRFKGAPGEQWTMFFRDPSGNPIEVKGFADESGVFAQ; from the coding sequence ATGCCCGTACCCTTCCACCTGGCTTTTCATGTTTCGGATTTAGACGCCGCGCGGGAATTTTATTCACAGGCGCTGGGCGCAACCGAAGGGCGGTCGACCGAAACCTGGGTGGATTTCGACTTTTTCGGACATCAGCTAAGCTTGCATCTGGGCGAACCCTTTGCCAATGCGGCAACGGGCAAGGTCGGCGACCACATGGTGCCGATGCCGCATTTCGGGGTGGTGCTGCCCCTGAATGACTGGACAGCGCTGGCCGGTCGTCTGGAAGAGCGGCAAACCGATTTCATCATCGCACCTTCCGTGCGGTTCAAAGGCGCGCCGGGCGAGCAATGGACCATGTTCTTTCGCGATCCATCCGGGAACCCGATTGAGGTAAAGGGTTTTGCCGATGAAAGCGGGGTTTTCGCGCAATAG
- a CDS encoding endonuclease/exonuclease/phosphatase family protein — translation MKQLFGFLALFAGVALCLGYLGHLHPMLDAVAIGRFVALYALLFCVGTAALFARRFAIAGLAFAALIPAAVMLHWPQGEAGPVRIYTKNLLHSNTAINALVADIVDANPDVVFLQEVSGVNGPVMAALAPSLPYQALCPWQGWNGAAVLSRWPLTDPAPRCSPQRSLMAVRLERPGAPFWAVSVHLQQPWPDVQWDHLDAALPVIEGLDAGAIVAGDFNTVPWAAAPQLIGQMTGTAPVPPRRTTFYLHGVGLPLDQVWAQGGHAELRPQLGSDHYGLLADVWPSRP, via the coding sequence ATGAAACAACTGTTTGGTTTTCTGGCACTTTTTGCCGGTGTCGCGCTTTGCCTGGGATATCTGGGCCATCTGCATCCGATGCTGGATGCGGTGGCGATTGGCCGCTTTGTTGCCCTGTATGCACTGCTGTTCTGCGTGGGCACCGCTGCGCTTTTCGCGCGCCGCTTTGCAATAGCTGGGCTTGCCTTTGCAGCGCTTATTCCGGCGGCTGTGATGCTGCATTGGCCCCAAGGCGAGGCCGGGCCGGTCCGCATCTATACAAAGAACCTGCTGCATTCCAACACCGCCATCAATGCGCTTGTCGCGGATATTGTGGATGCCAATCCCGATGTGGTGTTTTTGCAGGAGGTGTCAGGCGTGAATGGCCCTGTTATGGCGGCTTTGGCGCCATCCCTGCCATATCAGGCCCTGTGTCCCTGGCAGGGCTGGAACGGCGCGGCGGTTTTGTCGCGCTGGCCCCTGACGGACCCGGCCCCCCGCTGCTCGCCACAACGATCGCTGATGGCGGTCCGGCTGGAGCGTCCTGGCGCGCCGTTTTGGGCCGTATCCGTGCATTTGCAGCAGCCATGGCCCGACGTGCAATGGGATCATTTGGACGCGGCTTTGCCCGTCATTGAGGGGCTCGATGCGGGGGCCATTGTCGCAGGTGATTTCAACACCGTCCCCTGGGCTGCTGCCCCGCAGCTGATTGGCCAAATGACCGGAACCGCGCCAGTCCCGCCGCGCAGAACCACATTCTACCTGCATGGTGTGGGCCTGCCGCTGGATCAGGTCTGGGCGCAGGGCGGACATGCAGAGCTGCGCCCGCAGTTGGGTTCGGACCATTATGGGCTGCTCGCTGATGTTTGGCCCTCACGACCCTAG
- a CDS encoding acyloxyacyl hydrolase yields MKNLFTTAAALATMSIGSATHAQGSGDWYVSVFAGYSSIGSVDTDFNGFEVEHEFDDNGIFGVSVGRALQPGLRAEVELSYAQYDGGDVSYDGSLSFDETNGELSTTFLMGNIWYDVPTASFGGGVPYIGAGLGAVQLDADTTFGGFPFGYGDTVTGLAYQIGAGVQFPVGAGMIDVAYRLKAASGLDIDDNDGSGVYEDGTFLSNNLQIGYVTQF; encoded by the coding sequence ATGAAAAATCTATTCACAACTGCAGCCGCGTTAGCGACCATGTCCATTGGTTCGGCGACCCACGCACAGGGCAGCGGCGATTGGTATGTCAGCGTCTTCGCTGGTTACTCCAGCATCGGTTCCGTCGATACCGATTTTAATGGTTTCGAAGTTGAACATGAATTTGACGATAACGGCATTTTTGGGGTGTCCGTAGGCCGTGCCCTGCAACCCGGTCTGCGGGCCGAGGTAGAACTGTCCTATGCGCAGTATGACGGTGGCGATGTTTCGTATGATGGCTCATTGTCCTTCGACGAAACCAACGGAGAGCTTTCAACAACATTCCTGATGGGTAATATTTGGTACGATGTGCCGACAGCCAGCTTTGGTGGCGGTGTGCCTTATATCGGTGCAGGTTTAGGCGCGGTGCAACTCGACGCCGACACCACTTTCGGCGGATTTCCATTCGGTTATGGCGATACCGTAACTGGGCTAGCCTACCAGATCGGCGCTGGCGTGCAGTTTCCCGTTGGTGCTGGGATGATCGATGTTGCTTACCGCCTGAAAGCGGCCAGCGGTCTTGATATCGACGATAACGATGGTTCCGGTGTCTATGAGGACGGTACATTCCTGTCCAACAACTTGCAGATTGGATATGTGACGCAGTTTTAA
- a CDS encoding sulfotransferase → MKNTAAARRKLPVSQISQTLQNGAAAQSAGDLPRAEFFYQTILRDHPKHADALNLMGTLALEAKKYDVALGYFRKALKQHPRGKAYLYNQASAQLHLNKAQHAVETLRKATGLYPTFAKFWVLSGRAQAQLGQHDAALAAYDKALALQSDDPAIAVERADVLVNLGQMDAAAAVFRQAIAAGQNTVKAMAGLSVAHKFQADDPEPDAMLAALDAPALTDAERKALRYATGKALADQKRYDAAFAQFTAAKTEAKDGFSMQMHREAYGRIKQIFTADQIAEKAVHGHLSERPVFIVGMPRSGTTLTEQILASHPQIAGAGELSDLRKIARTLGRGDLDPGKFGQEIGALGKGQIRKLASQYLSVLKQHSSSAARVVDKLPHNFELIGLILMLFPKAKIIHCQRSAMDTCVSCYTHNFSAAHGYNGDLQTLGKYYRAYADLMAYWDKILRGRILHSRYEDLISDQESASRRLIDWVGLDWDPACLAFQKTERLVKTPSRWQVRQPIYKTSMRSWEKYAAHLGPLQKALGPLAE, encoded by the coding sequence ATGAAAAATACCGCTGCTGCGCGGCGCAAGCTGCCCGTATCTCAGATATCGCAGACGCTCCAAAACGGGGCTGCGGCCCAATCGGCGGGGGATTTGCCGCGGGCTGAATTCTTTTATCAGACGATCCTGCGCGATCATCCCAAACATGCCGATGCATTGAACCTGATGGGCACGCTCGCGCTTGAGGCCAAGAAATACGATGTCGCATTGGGCTATTTCCGCAAAGCGCTGAAACAGCATCCCCGCGGCAAAGCCTATCTTTACAATCAGGCCAGCGCGCAGCTGCACCTTAACAAAGCGCAGCACGCGGTTGAGACATTGCGCAAGGCTACAGGGCTCTATCCGACATTTGCCAAATTCTGGGTGCTCAGTGGCCGGGCCCAGGCGCAATTGGGGCAGCATGACGCGGCGCTTGCAGCTTACGATAAAGCCTTGGCGCTGCAATCAGACGATCCGGCCATCGCGGTTGAGAGGGCCGATGTGCTTGTCAATCTGGGCCAAATGGACGCGGCGGCAGCGGTATTCCGGCAGGCGATCGCAGCGGGGCAAAATACGGTCAAGGCCATGGCCGGTCTAAGCGTTGCCCATAAATTCCAAGCAGATGATCCCGAACCGGACGCAATGCTGGCGGCGCTGGATGCACCGGCGCTAACGGATGCTGAACGCAAAGCGCTGCGCTATGCGACGGGCAAGGCACTGGCAGATCAAAAACGCTATGATGCGGCGTTTGCGCAGTTCACAGCGGCCAAGACCGAGGCAAAGGATGGCTTTTCGATGCAAATGCACCGTGAAGCTTACGGGCGGATCAAGCAGATTTTCACGGCCGATCAGATCGCCGAGAAAGCCGTTCATGGGCACCTGTCCGAGAGACCTGTGTTCATCGTAGGGATGCCGCGCTCAGGGACGACCTTGACCGAACAAATCCTGGCCAGTCACCCCCAAATCGCCGGGGCCGGAGAGCTGTCTGACCTTCGCAAGATCGCCCGTACGCTCGGACGGGGGGATCTGGACCCGGGAAAATTCGGGCAAGAGATAGGCGCGCTTGGCAAGGGGCAAATCCGCAAACTGGCCAGCCAATATCTGTCCGTCTTAAAGCAGCATTCCAGCAGTGCGGCGCGGGTCGTTGACAAGCTCCCCCATAATTTCGAACTGATCGGGCTGATCTTGATGCTCTTTCCGAAGGCCAAGATCATCCATTGCCAACGCAGCGCGATGGATACATGCGTGTCTTGCTATACGCATAACTTTTCGGCGGCACATGGCTATAACGGGGATCTGCAGACATTGGGGAAATATTACCGGGCCTATGCCGATCTGATGGCCTATTGGGACAAGATCCTGCGAGGGCGTATCCTGCACAGCCGTTATGAGGATCTGATCAGCGACCAGGAAAGCGCGTCGCGCCGGTTGATCGACTGGGTAGGCCTCGACTGGGATCCGGCCTGCCTGGCCTTCCAAAAGACCGAGCGTCTGGTCAAAACCCCGTCACGTTGGCAGGTCCGGCAACCGATCTACAAAACGTCGATGCGGTCATGGGAAAAATACGCAGCGCATCTCGGGCCGTTGCAAAAGGCGCTGGGGCCGCTGGCAGAGTAA
- a CDS encoding imelysin family protein yields MKPIALALALICPTVLTAQSANPVVTDIVEGHILPGFESLAANAQTLADTAAADCAPTSPDLRGAYGAAFDAWVSVSHLRFGPTEVDDRAFALAFWPDSRGTTPRSLGSLIAQQDPIANDPAAYAEVSIAARGFYALEFLLFDEALMNAGDAAYRCTLIQTVTADIALTTQDIVDAWQTDYAETLLNPAPDGYYRSDLDALQELFKALSTGLQFTSDTRLGRPLGTFDRPRPTRAEARRSGRSAAHVMLSLIALQDLAGRLAADDPAMAEDLDAAFTQARDRLADLDDPVFAGVAQPLTRIRVEAVQQNVDAIRAIVGNDLGPTLGVAAGFNSLDGD; encoded by the coding sequence ATGAAACCTATTGCCCTCGCACTCGCACTGATATGCCCGACGGTTCTAACCGCCCAAAGCGCAAACCCGGTCGTGACGGATATCGTAGAGGGACATATCCTGCCTGGATTTGAAAGCTTGGCAGCAAATGCCCAAACTCTTGCAGATACCGCAGCCGCAGATTGCGCGCCCACATCACCGGATTTGCGCGGTGCCTATGGGGCGGCCTTTGACGCCTGGGTATCGGTCAGCCATCTGCGCTTTGGTCCGACCGAAGTGGACGACCGCGCCTTTGCGCTGGCTTTTTGGCCCGATAGCCGGGGAACGACCCCGCGCAGTTTGGGCAGCCTGATTGCCCAGCAAGACCCGATCGCCAACGACCCGGCCGCCTATGCCGAGGTGTCCATCGCCGCGCGCGGGTTTTACGCGCTGGAATTTCTGCTGTTTGATGAGGCGTTGATGAATGCAGGCGATGCCGCTTATCGCTGCACGCTGATCCAGACCGTCACCGCCGACATTGCGCTGACAACGCAAGATATCGTCGATGCCTGGCAGACCGATTATGCAGAAACGTTGCTGAACCCTGCGCCCGATGGCTATTACCGCAGCGATCTGGACGCGCTTCAAGAGCTGTTCAAAGCCCTTTCAACCGGGCTGCAATTCACCTCAGACACGCGGCTGGGCCGTCCGCTTGGCACATTTGACAGACCCCGCCCCACAAGGGCCGAGGCCCGCCGTTCGGGCCGGTCTGCGGCCCATGTGATGCTCAGCCTGATCGCGCTGCAGGATTTGGCCGGACGGCTGGCAGCGGATGATCCGGCCATGGCCGAGGATCTGGATGCGGCCTTTACCCAGGCGCGCGACCGCCTGGCCGATCTGGATGATCCGGTTTTCGCTGGGGTTGCGCAGCCGCTGACCCGCATCCGTGTGGAAGCCGTCCAGCAAAATGTCGACGCAATCCGTGCGATAGTTGGCAATGATCTGGGGCCAACGCTTGGCGTCGCGGCGGGCTTTAACTCGCTCGACGGGGATTGA